The following are encoded together in the Lagopus muta isolate bLagMut1 chromosome Z, bLagMut1 primary, whole genome shotgun sequence genome:
- the GPX8 gene encoding probable glutathione peroxidase 8 isoform X1, whose protein sequence is MEPLTTAYPLKYSVPKARVFVVFLSMVFCTAVLCLLQLRFFKPKTKDFYSFEIKDSRGRIISLEKYRGKATLVVNVASYCQHTDKNYIALQDLHREFGPSHFTVLAFPCNQFGESEPGSSQEIEAFAKGNYGVTFPVFHKIKILGSEAEPAFKFLIDSSKKEPRWNFWKYLVSPEGKVVKFWRPEESIESIKPAIASLIRQIIMKKREDL, encoded by the exons ATGGAGCCTCTCACAACCGCCTATCCTCTGAAATATTCAGTGCCTAAAGCTAGagtctttgttgtttttttgtcaaTGGTTTTTTGCACGGCAGTCCTCTGCCTACTGCAACTCAGATTTTTTAAACCTAAAACtaaagatttttattcttttgaaatCAAGGATTCGCGGGGAAGAATCATTTCCTTGGAGAAGTACAGAGGGAAA GCAACTTTGGTTGTAAACGTGGCGAGTTACTGCCaacacacagacaaaaattaCATCGCTCTGCAAGATCTACACAGGGAGTTTGGTCCCTCCCACTTCACTGTGCTGGCCTTCCCCTGCAATCAGTTCGGAGAATCAGAGCCTGGCTCAAGCCAGGAAATAGAGGCTTTTGCCAAGGGGAACTACGGAGTAACCTTCCCTGTTTTCCACAAAATCAAGATCCTGGGATCAGAAGCAGAGCCTGCCTTTAAATTTTTAATAG attcttcaaagaaagaacCTCGCTGGAATTTCTGGAAATATCTTGTCAGCCCTGAGGGTAAAGTTGTAAAATTCTGGAGACCTGAAGAGTCGATAGAAAGTATCAAGCCAGCAATAGCATCGTTAATTAGACAGatcataatgaaaaaaagagaagacctCTGA
- the GPX8 gene encoding probable glutathione peroxidase 8 isoform X2 gives MEPLTTAYPLKYSVPKARVFVVFLSMVFCTAVLCLLQLRFFKPKTKDFYSFEIKDSRGRIISLEKYRGKILQRKNLAGISGNILSALRVKL, from the exons ATGGAGCCTCTCACAACCGCCTATCCTCTGAAATATTCAGTGCCTAAAGCTAGagtctttgttgtttttttgtcaaTGGTTTTTTGCACGGCAGTCCTCTGCCTACTGCAACTCAGATTTTTTAAACCTAAAACtaaagatttttattcttttgaaatCAAGGATTCGCGGGGAAGAATCATTTCCTTGGAGAAGTACAGAGGGAAA attcttcaaagaaagaacCTCGCTGGAATTTCTGGAAATATCTTGTCAGCCCTGAGGGTAAAGTTGTAA